The stretch of DNA CAACTCTATTATTTCATGAGTGCTGCGCAGTTCGTAATAACTTCTATTCAATACTGCTTAGTTTAAAAAATTATGCAATTTACCTTAATTGGGAATCCTGAAAATCGACGTTGTCAATTTTTCATGGCAGCAGCAAAATCTCAAGGTTTTGCTGCGCCTTTTGTTGTTTCTTATCTTGATTTGTTGCGCCAAAAAGTGGATTTAAGCCATTTTTTATCAAAAAGTGATGCGTTGAGAATTGATTCGCCTGGAGAAAACATGGAAGTGACTCGCCATTTTTTGCAATTGGGTGCCGAACACCCCAATCTTGCCAATGCGGCTCGTATTTCTGCAAAAGCAGCAGGGCAACTTGTTTTTGAAAAAGGGCGGATTCAATTTATGAGACAGCAACATTTGGGCTTTTTGCTTTGTTTGGAGCAAATTGAACAACATTTAGCGCAATATCCAGCTCTAAAAGTAATGAATAGTATTGAAGGAATTCGCTTGATGTTTGACAAAATTGCTTGTCATCAACATTTCCAAAAACAGGCTATTTCTGTTGTGCCTGCTATCTATACGGTTCAAAATTACGATGATTTGCAACAAAAAATGGCTCAACGTGGCTGGAATAGGGTTTTTATAAAACCCATTCATGGTTCTTCTGCCTCTGGTGTAATTGCTTACCGAAAAAAAGGAGTGCAAGAGCAAGCCATTAGTTCTGTCGAATTGGTGCACAACCAACAACAAACAAAACTTTATAATTCTTTAAAAATTAGAACGTATCACAAAACCAAAGATATTGCTTACTTAATTAATCACTTGG from Aureispira anguillae encodes:
- a CDS encoding STM4014 family protein, with the translated sequence MQFTLIGNPENRRCQFFMAAAKSQGFAAPFVVSYLDLLRQKVDLSHFLSKSDALRIDSPGENMEVTRHFLQLGAEHPNLANAARISAKAAGQLVFEKGRIQFMRQQHLGFLLCLEQIEQHLAQYPALKVMNSIEGIRLMFDKIACHQHFQKQAISVVPAIYTVQNYDDLQQKMAQRGWNRVFIKPIHGSSASGVIAYRKKGVQEQAISSVELVHNQQQTKLYNSLKIRTYHKTKDIAYLINHLAKEGVIVEQWIPKASLPEGVFDLRMVVIGNKAQHTVVRQSQSPMTNLHLGNQRGNLDTVKAILGTDRWKSLCSLAEQALASLPNTLYAGLDVMLSNTLKKSYILEANAFGDLLPNVLVKGKDTYSMALSSMKEWQ